A stretch of Desulfotalea psychrophila LSv54 DNA encodes these proteins:
- a CDS encoding pilus assembly protein, giving the protein MKQIPNNKINLPLFLLLPLLILTGPLVASAGTCEGAAYTAYPPSIANKVKPNILFMLDNSGSMKQPMYSQSGWNCKSFPSDYDSTKEYYGIFESTANYNYDPKVSINPDGFNGTPYDVAVALSATGAFVPSTCSSQTDKNCWSGNFLNWIVTRRMDAARKVLVGGKTESRSSYPYLNITGNSTLYWKIVGNNEPIDREICRNAPANSIDYSPLSAGSPIRVNSPAYGGSSKTTYDPYAKMTATGISTKYSKTITDNIGDIIGEFSSIEDLDETWKKITLSKNYSNPVIVAGPLDSTANRPAVIRIKEIKNSSFKIRAEQWEYLNGTLPQRNASYLVIEAGTHTLLGGGKIMAGSTKINTSYVNSRSAWKNVSLASGDFSSTPVVITAITSDTDHQTVTTRLNDISTADFDIILQEEELEWKASRRTHATETVDYVALEKGQYNFTDTVLEVGTQSLSNSASITFATSKATSAFLATALTFNGPDTVAVAFSNLEQDSVQISLQEEGSNDTEVRHTTEAVGYLALSPRTNYNIALLTDQVPKGLLHDIKDDVRQGLSYYKYNLTTNNIYNSWWHGGTMRLRIPTNPFVKKSSDTNFRTIDTPIDSDIEILVDAVEHYPLIWGTTPLAENFYEVIRYFQQKGPYYNSSVNSAGDVASFLTEKAWDPYYFKELDAMIRCANSSVIIFTDGGSYTDSYVPPFNDEEFNESSASQAASAYSDGSNYTNDYDGNIVTGEGINTRNTDNSYKNNLDDLALWANLNRKGQALTEALSNSRDLRDDLKGEQYLTTYTVGFGISANSAEERLLQDTAAHGQGTYSLAEDGQQLKDVLKGTINSILDKTASGTGVSILSGNKSTGGTLNQSLFFPTKEFQDNKKYQVNWTGILHTYWYSSQNDIAYMQEDNVDRFFRNKFTDHIIEIVPNPNTGGLSIPYYAVEADGSKGARLGDHAKIGDIAKIWDGGQMLNDREVESAPDLIADPAPGLDTARRVIWGVDETDSIQEFTTDNVNSFDSLFGGSGFDPCLGGTAAERAVNTISYTRGAGDDFTTNGGGECRSRATDADTTGGKNRWKLGDIIHSTPKVLNYGDNSLIFTGANDGMLHVFNGGKIERGGLSGDQVATLINKKGDDGNNLVGKEVWSFIPKNSMPYLKYLADPDYQHLYAIDGAPYFVQHGDKTILIMGMRFGGATGSTGDKAISPETAGKGLSSYFALNITDPYAPKFLWEFTDPDLGFAYSGPAVISRKQKAGNSLKQKYVVFVSGPTDYQGQVQQNLKVFILTLDDDFKKTAVNTIAPKNVQKNSFGGRLYNNGMDIDSDGYTDLILYGVNEKNGAQGQLRAIAPTDQAVKKWTEKNILNSSQPVTSAVAFGTCFDDPFVYFGTGKWFFKKDDPDGKTNNLYGVNLQECRDNLAKGEDCLKSVGINSIHNTSGTCDVSDAKRNSNYAWRLDKGLAEYGADADDPDTIYMKERVLTDPTVSNLNITFFTTTQPTDDICSFGGRTRMWALNCMTGDSISTGCEENTEGQAYNLPAEIFHIILPLNAGDLNLLNQDSFDQDGNRATSWIMGTPPENSPFILPGNGITPKGEPLLWQER; this is encoded by the coding sequence ATGAAACAGATCCCGAATAACAAAATAAATCTCCCGCTTTTTCTCCTCCTACCTCTCCTTATTCTCACAGGGCCCTTAGTGGCAAGTGCAGGTACATGCGAGGGAGCCGCCTATACAGCATACCCACCATCCATAGCCAACAAAGTCAAGCCTAACATCCTATTCATGCTCGATAATTCAGGGAGCATGAAGCAACCAATGTATAGCCAGAGTGGCTGGAACTGCAAATCATTCCCGTCAGACTATGACAGTACAAAAGAGTATTACGGTATTTTTGAAAGTACGGCAAATTACAATTACGACCCCAAGGTTAGCATAAACCCAGATGGATTTAATGGCACTCCCTACGATGTAGCCGTTGCCCTATCAGCCACGGGAGCCTTTGTACCAAGCACATGTTCCTCTCAAACAGACAAAAACTGCTGGAGCGGGAACTTTCTCAACTGGATCGTCACCAGACGTATGGATGCAGCCAGAAAGGTTCTCGTTGGAGGCAAGACAGAGAGCAGAAGCAGCTACCCATATCTAAACATAACAGGCAATTCAACCCTATACTGGAAAATTGTGGGAAACAATGAGCCAATTGACAGAGAAATTTGCCGAAATGCCCCAGCAAATTCAATTGACTACAGCCCACTTTCTGCGGGAAGCCCCATAAGAGTCAACAGCCCTGCCTATGGCGGTTCAAGTAAAACTACCTACGACCCCTATGCAAAGATGACGGCAACGGGAATAAGCACAAAATACTCCAAGACCATCACCGATAACATTGGTGATATCATTGGTGAATTTAGCTCCATTGAGGACCTTGATGAGACATGGAAAAAAATCACCCTGAGCAAAAATTATAGCAATCCCGTTATTGTTGCCGGCCCCCTCGATTCAACCGCTAATCGCCCTGCGGTAATCAGAATAAAGGAGATCAAAAATTCTTCTTTTAAAATACGGGCAGAGCAGTGGGAGTATCTCAACGGAACCCTGCCTCAACGAAATGCCTCCTACCTGGTCATCGAGGCAGGGACGCACACCCTGCTTGGCGGGGGAAAAATTATGGCAGGAAGCACAAAAATCAACACAAGCTATGTAAACAGTCGCTCCGCGTGGAAAAATGTGTCTCTGGCTTCAGGTGATTTTTCTTCGACTCCCGTAGTAATCACCGCAATCACCTCAGACACAGACCATCAAACCGTCACCACCCGCCTTAACGATATATCAACAGCCGACTTTGATATCATTTTGCAGGAGGAAGAATTAGAATGGAAGGCGAGCCGCCGAACTCATGCAACCGAAACAGTGGACTATGTGGCCCTGGAGAAAGGACAATATAACTTCACGGATACAGTTCTAGAAGTGGGCACCCAGAGTCTTTCCAACAGCGCCTCTATAACTTTTGCCACGAGCAAAGCCACCAGTGCCTTTCTAGCCACAGCCTTAACCTTTAACGGGCCCGATACAGTGGCCGTAGCCTTTAGTAATTTAGAGCAGGATTCAGTGCAAATCTCCCTGCAGGAAGAGGGTTCAAATGATACGGAGGTTCGCCATACAACAGAGGCTGTCGGCTACCTCGCCCTCTCCCCAAGAACAAACTATAATATTGCCCTATTGACAGATCAGGTACCCAAAGGACTCCTTCACGATATAAAGGATGATGTCCGTCAGGGCCTCAGTTACTACAAGTACAATCTCACCACCAACAATATATACAATTCATGGTGGCACGGTGGAACCATGCGCCTGCGCATCCCGACCAACCCCTTTGTCAAAAAAAGTTCAGACACCAACTTTCGCACAATCGATACCCCCATAGATTCAGACATAGAAATTCTGGTGGATGCAGTCGAACACTATCCACTGATCTGGGGAACAACCCCCCTTGCTGAAAATTTCTATGAGGTCATTCGTTATTTCCAGCAAAAAGGCCCCTATTACAACTCCAGCGTCAACAGCGCAGGAGACGTGGCAAGCTTTTTAACAGAAAAAGCCTGGGACCCCTACTATTTCAAAGAACTGGACGCCATGATACGTTGCGCTAACTCATCTGTTATTATCTTCACCGATGGGGGTTCATATACCGATAGCTACGTGCCACCTTTTAATGACGAGGAATTTAACGAATCAAGCGCCTCCCAGGCGGCTTCAGCATATAGTGACGGAAGCAACTACACAAACGACTACGATGGGAACATCGTAACAGGCGAGGGCATTAATACGAGGAACACCGATAATAGTTACAAAAATAACCTCGATGATCTGGCCCTCTGGGCCAACCTTAACAGAAAGGGGCAGGCCCTGACTGAAGCACTCTCTAACAGTCGGGATCTCCGCGATGATCTTAAGGGAGAGCAGTATCTTACCACCTATACCGTGGGCTTCGGAATTTCTGCAAACTCCGCCGAAGAGAGACTCCTCCAGGATACCGCCGCCCATGGCCAAGGGACCTATTCTCTAGCAGAGGATGGGCAACAGCTCAAAGATGTTCTGAAGGGAACCATCAACAGCATCCTCGACAAGACCGCATCGGGCACAGGCGTATCTATTCTCTCAGGAAATAAATCTACAGGGGGTACCCTCAACCAGAGCCTCTTTTTCCCCACTAAAGAGTTCCAAGATAACAAGAAGTACCAAGTAAACTGGACAGGTATACTCCATACCTACTGGTACTCCAGCCAAAACGATATTGCCTATATGCAGGAAGACAATGTGGACAGGTTTTTTCGCAATAAATTTACAGACCATATTATTGAAATTGTGCCAAATCCCAATACAGGGGGACTCTCCATCCCCTACTATGCGGTAGAGGCCGATGGAAGTAAGGGAGCCCGCTTAGGCGATCATGCCAAAATCGGAGATATTGCCAAGATATGGGATGGCGGACAAATGTTAAACGATCGAGAGGTTGAGTCTGCCCCTGACCTCATCGCTGATCCAGCCCCAGGTCTTGACACAGCGAGACGGGTCATATGGGGAGTAGATGAAACGGACAGTATACAAGAGTTCACCACAGATAATGTCAACAGCTTCGACTCTCTTTTTGGAGGCAGCGGCTTTGATCCCTGCCTTGGTGGAACAGCTGCAGAGAGGGCGGTAAACACTATCTCCTATACCCGTGGGGCAGGAGATGATTTCACTACCAATGGCGGAGGAGAGTGCAGATCCAGGGCAACAGACGCTGACACCACCGGTGGAAAAAACAGATGGAAGCTGGGCGATATTATCCATTCAACCCCCAAGGTTCTTAACTACGGGGACAACTCCCTGATCTTCACCGGGGCCAACGACGGTATGCTCCATGTCTTTAACGGGGGCAAGATAGAGAGGGGGGGCCTTAGCGGTGATCAAGTGGCTACGCTTATTAATAAAAAAGGCGACGACGGCAACAACCTCGTAGGTAAAGAGGTCTGGTCTTTCATCCCCAAAAACAGCATGCCCTATCTGAAATACCTTGCCGACCCGGACTATCAGCATCTCTATGCGATTGACGGCGCACCCTACTTCGTCCAGCACGGGGACAAGACAATTCTTATCATGGGAATGCGTTTTGGCGGGGCAACGGGCTCTACAGGTGATAAGGCTATCTCGCCTGAAACTGCCGGCAAAGGCCTGTCCTCATACTTTGCTCTTAATATCACCGATCCCTATGCCCCCAAATTCCTCTGGGAATTCACCGATCCAGATCTTGGTTTTGCCTACTCCGGCCCCGCTGTTATCAGCAGAAAACAAAAAGCTGGCAACAGCCTCAAACAAAAATACGTAGTCTTTGTCTCCGGCCCCACAGACTACCAGGGCCAAGTACAGCAGAATTTAAAGGTCTTCATCCTCACCCTTGATGATGATTTCAAAAAAACCGCGGTTAATACAATAGCACCCAAAAACGTGCAAAAAAATTCTTTCGGCGGCAGGCTTTACAACAACGGCATGGATATCGACAGTGATGGCTACACCGACCTTATCCTTTATGGGGTCAATGAAAAAAATGGTGCACAAGGCCAGCTCCGGGCTATTGCCCCCACCGATCAGGCAGTAAAAAAATGGACGGAAAAGAACATCCTCAACTCCAGCCAACCGGTTACCAGCGCAGTTGCCTTCGGCACCTGCTTTGATGACCCCTTTGTCTATTTCGGTACGGGCAAATGGTTTTTCAAGAAGGACGACCCAGATGGCAAGACCAATAACCTCTATGGCGTTAACCTCCAAGAGTGTAGGGATAATCTAGCTAAGGGTGAGGATTGCCTAAAAAGTGTCGGCATCAACTCAATCCACAACACCAGTGGGACCTGTGATGTCTCCGATGCCAAACGCAACAGCAACTATGCATGGAGGCTGGATAAGGGTCTGGCAGAATATGGCGCCGATGCAGACGACCCTGACACCATCTACATGAAGGAACGTGTTCTCACCGACCCCACAGTAAGCAATTTAAATATCACCTTTTTCACCACCACCCAACCGACAGATGATATATGCTCCTTTGGTGGACGGACCAGAATGTGGGCCCTGAACTGCATGACAGGAGATAGCATCAGCACCGGTTGCGAGGAGAACACAGAAGGTCAGGCCTATAATCTTCCAGCGGAAATCTTCCACATAATTCTGCCCCTGAATGCCGGCGACCTCAACCTACTCAATCAGGATAGTTTCGACCAGGATGGCAATAGGGCAACTTCTTGGATAATGGGTACGCCACCAGAAAATTCCCCCTTTATCTTACCTGGTAATGGGATTACACCCAAAGGAGAGCCCCTCTTATGGCAAGAACGCTAA
- a CDS encoding heavy-metal-associated domain-containing protein: MITIKIEGMSCAHCVASVKEALAGLKGPAEVEVDLQAGEARITGDIKREDACRLIEEQGFETK, encoded by the coding sequence ATGATAACAATAAAAATAGAAGGCATGAGCTGTGCCCACTGTGTGGCAAGTGTCAAAGAGGCCCTCGCAGGACTTAAGGGGCCAGCAGAGGTAGAGGTGGATCTGCAGGCAGGCGAGGCAAGAATTACAGGTGATATCAAGCGGGAAGATGCCTGCCGACTTATTGAAGAGCAGGGTTTCGAGACAAAATAG
- a CDS encoding heavy metal translocating P-type ATPase, translating to MAKYSIVGMHCAACSSRIERALAKVEGVCRAEVNLADESVELEFDERISIKDIGDRLKGLGFELVIPSSVVGKDYQFRITGMHCAACSSRIERVLAQTPGVLAVEVNLPAETAHIQATTSVRRIKAAVAKLGFGAELVSDLVAEDQLRQERGRKALADQKHSLLLMIFFALPLLYVTMGEMIGLPLPLALAPEHSPAIYASLQFFLALPIVYLGRRFYLRGIPALLRGGPNMDSLIAIGTGAAFIYSCANLLGILLGQDAQVRVMDLYFESGAVLLTLVSLGKFLEAGAKYKTGGAINALIKLTPKTARLIDSDGSHQEIALEEIEVGDLLLVRPGERLPVDGRVVSGAGSVDESMLTGESMSVTKREGDPVFGGTLNATGALQIETEQTGAGTVLAGIIAMVQRAQGSKPPIAALADKISLYFVPAVLVIAFITAGLWFFVGAVPLHEALRYFIAVLVIACPCAMGLATPTSIMVGTGRGAQLGVLIRNGEALQRAEKVDLVAFDKTGTITYGRQRLVKIINRSSMPEQEILSLAASIEKNSEHSLAQAIVLAAEEASAPLLPVQDFQAVVGHGVEARAGGLSLRFGNIQYMEGSGVTGLPEAEEMNRFACLGQTVLYFAIDESLAALFIVEDSLREEVPALIKDLTRMKVLSVMLTGDQKITAKAIAVQAGIGKVVAEILPDEKAVRVERLRKNGHCVAMVGDGINDAPALASADVGVVMGAGTDVAIEAADIVLMGNRIEHIVTAIGLSRAVMRNIRQNLFWAFIFNIIGIPVAAGILVPFGGPSLNPMLAGTAMALSSVTVVSNALRLRRYK from the coding sequence GTGGCAAAATATTCAATTGTTGGAATGCACTGTGCTGCCTGTTCGTCCCGTATTGAGAGGGCGTTAGCAAAAGTTGAGGGCGTTTGTCGAGCAGAGGTGAATCTTGCCGATGAATCCGTGGAGCTGGAGTTTGATGAGCGTATCTCTATAAAGGATATTGGTGACCGGCTTAAGGGTCTTGGCTTTGAGCTTGTTATTCCCTCGTCTGTGGTGGGCAAGGACTATCAGTTTAGAATAACAGGGATGCACTGTGCCGCCTGTTCGTCTCGAATAGAGCGAGTTCTGGCCCAGACCCCGGGGGTGTTGGCCGTTGAGGTCAATCTGCCCGCCGAAACAGCCCATATTCAGGCGACCACCTCTGTGCGCAGGATAAAGGCCGCTGTTGCCAAACTCGGTTTTGGGGCAGAGCTTGTCAGTGATTTGGTGGCAGAGGATCAGCTCCGGCAGGAGAGAGGGCGAAAGGCCTTGGCAGATCAAAAGCACTCTCTGCTTTTGATGATTTTCTTTGCCCTCCCCCTCCTCTATGTCACCATGGGTGAGATGATTGGTCTGCCCCTGCCGCTAGCCCTTGCTCCGGAACACTCACCTGCCATCTATGCCTCTTTGCAGTTCTTCCTGGCTTTGCCCATTGTCTATCTGGGTCGCAGGTTTTACCTGCGGGGAATTCCCGCTCTCCTTCGGGGTGGGCCCAATATGGACTCTCTTATTGCCATTGGTACCGGGGCTGCCTTTATCTACTCCTGTGCAAATCTGCTGGGTATTCTGTTGGGTCAGGATGCCCAGGTGCGGGTGATGGATCTTTACTTTGAGTCCGGTGCTGTCCTTCTTACCCTTGTCTCTTTAGGAAAATTTTTGGAGGCGGGGGCAAAGTATAAGACAGGTGGGGCCATCAACGCCCTGATAAAGCTTACCCCGAAAACGGCAAGGCTTATCGATAGCGATGGCAGTCATCAGGAAATTGCTCTGGAAGAGATAGAGGTGGGAGACCTTCTTTTGGTCCGGCCCGGCGAGCGTCTGCCCGTTGACGGCAGGGTGGTCTCGGGGGCAGGCAGTGTTGATGAATCCATGCTGACTGGCGAGAGTATGTCCGTTACCAAGAGGGAGGGCGATCCTGTTTTTGGTGGGACTCTTAATGCCACCGGCGCCCTGCAGATAGAGACGGAGCAGACAGGTGCAGGCACGGTACTTGCCGGAATTATAGCGATGGTGCAGCGTGCCCAGGGGTCAAAACCTCCCATTGCCGCCCTTGCCGATAAGATCAGTCTCTACTTTGTCCCGGCAGTTCTTGTTATTGCCTTTATTACTGCTGGCCTGTGGTTTTTTGTCGGAGCCGTTCCCCTGCACGAGGCCCTGCGTTATTTTATTGCCGTGCTTGTTATTGCCTGTCCCTGTGCCATGGGTCTTGCCACTCCCACCTCTATTATGGTGGGTACAGGTCGTGGGGCCCAACTCGGTGTACTTATTCGAAACGGTGAGGCCCTGCAGCGGGCAGAAAAAGTTGATCTTGTCGCCTTTGATAAGACAGGGACCATAACCTATGGCAGGCAGAGGTTGGTCAAAATTATTAATCGCAGTTCAATGCCTGAACAGGAGATCCTCTCTCTGGCGGCCTCCATAGAGAAAAATTCAGAGCATTCACTGGCTCAGGCCATTGTTCTGGCGGCAGAGGAGGCCTCGGCGCCCCTTCTGCCCGTGCAGGATTTTCAGGCCGTTGTCGGGCATGGGGTAGAGGCTAGGGCGGGGGGATTATCTCTTCGCTTTGGTAATATTCAGTATATGGAGGGAAGCGGGGTTACTGGTCTGCCTGAGGCCGAGGAGATGAATCGCTTTGCCTGTCTTGGTCAGACCGTTCTTTATTTCGCCATTGATGAAAGCCTGGCGGCCCTGTTTATTGTCGAGGATTCCCTGAGGGAGGAGGTTCCTGCCTTAATCAAGGACCTTACGAGGATGAAGGTCCTTTCGGTGATGCTCACCGGTGACCAGAAAATTACCGCTAAGGCCATTGCTGTACAGGCAGGAATTGGCAAGGTCGTGGCAGAGATTCTCCCCGATGAAAAGGCCGTGAGGGTGGAGCGCCTGCGCAAAAATGGTCACTGTGTAGCCATGGTGGGCGATGGCATAAACGATGCACCGGCCCTTGCCTCAGCAGATGTTGGTGTTGTTATGGGGGCCGGTACCGACGTGGCCATAGAGGCGGCTGATATTGTTCTTATGGGTAATAGGATTGAACATATTGTCACAGCCATTGGTCTTTCCCGGGCGGTGATGCGAAATATACGGCAAAATTTATTTTGGGCATTTATTTTTAATATAATAGGCATTCCCGTGGCGGCAGGTATTCTGGTTCCCTTTGGTGGACCGAGTCTGAATCCTATGCTTGCAGGTACTGCCATGGCCTTGAGCTCCGTTACCGTGGTTTCTAATGCCCTGCGTTTGCGTCGATATAAATAA
- a CDS encoding PulJ/GspJ family protein, which translates to MKRDGFTLIEFLVAMTIMLLLLLFTTKSFQRISHNVKSSTAASQTRGDNLSANELLRLDLEHAGTGIATYIDSTATINDIPPVFWDGSSLLIHSTLSNTNSATMGWATGSCSSGSFSLDIEQRDNDSQNSILIDKDSIYNEDITTTGCSGNNIYIVYPYANGATSCGSSSNQPCTQTEYRLSASQPIDSCAANTRNILRNDTPLFTCIADFAIRVDWDKDDDGTVEADETNLDPSKTTDIPAAETGSTLTVRNKLKTSTVYILAQIGKKDETYTYGGPSPSLGDGKISFSIDGEAVQFQTLFTTGDEIEEFKRYQWKVLKITAFAKGF; encoded by the coding sequence ATGAAAAGAGACGGCTTTACCCTGATTGAGTTCCTCGTGGCCATGACCATCATGCTCCTCCTCCTCCTCTTCACCACCAAGAGTTTTCAACGGATATCGCATAATGTCAAGAGTAGCACGGCCGCCAGCCAGACAAGAGGAGACAATCTCTCTGCCAATGAGCTCTTACGTCTGGATTTGGAACATGCAGGCACAGGCATTGCCACCTACATAGACTCAACAGCCACCATAAATGACATTCCCCCTGTTTTCTGGGATGGCAGTAGCCTTTTGATTCACTCCACCCTCAGTAACACCAATAGCGCAACCATGGGTTGGGCAACAGGTTCCTGTTCGAGTGGTAGCTTCTCCCTTGATATTGAACAGCGAGACAATGATTCTCAAAACTCCATCCTTATCGACAAAGACTCTATCTACAACGAGGATATTACCACCACAGGCTGCAGTGGCAATAACATATATATCGTCTATCCCTATGCAAACGGGGCCACCAGCTGCGGCAGCAGTAGCAACCAGCCCTGCACCCAGACAGAGTATAGGCTCAGCGCCAGCCAACCCATAGACTCCTGTGCGGCAAATACCAGAAACATACTGCGAAACGATACTCCTCTCTTCACCTGCATTGCCGATTTCGCCATCCGCGTTGACTGGGATAAAGACGACGACGGAACAGTTGAGGCGGACGAAACAAACCTTGATCCCAGCAAGACTACTGATATCCCGGCTGCCGAGACAGGCTCCACCCTCACAGTTCGCAATAAGCTCAAGACCAGCACCGTCTATATCCTGGCCCAAATTGGCAAAAAAGACGAGACCTACACCTATGGTGGGCCAAGCCCCAGTCTAGGCGACGGCAAGATAAGCTTTAGCATTGATGGAGAGGCCGTCCAGTTCCAGACACTTTTTACCACTGGCGACGAGATAGAGGAGTTCAAGAGATACCAGTGGAAGGTCTTAAAGATAACGGCCTTTGCCAAAGGGTTTTAA
- a CDS encoding type IV pilus modification PilV family protein encodes MMEHPAQQNRERGFTLVEVMVALLLLLIMSLGTLTGLIRTFQHSARQQYQNEAKQIAQLQVANISNTAFAALNLGTTNTSLARFFGDSQKTFNVDQAVSEPAGIGTYGKLVNITVKWKVLDDGPEESYTTTTIRADI; translated from the coding sequence ATGATGGAACATCCTGCACAGCAGAATAGAGAGAGGGGTTTTACCCTCGTTGAGGTAATGGTGGCCCTTCTCCTCCTCCTCATAATGTCGCTTGGCACACTTACAGGGCTTATTCGTACCTTTCAACATTCTGCACGCCAACAGTATCAAAACGAGGCCAAGCAGATTGCCCAACTGCAGGTTGCCAATATCAGCAACACGGCCTTTGCCGCCCTTAATCTCGGCACAACCAACACCAGCCTGGCCCGTTTCTTTGGCGACAGTCAAAAAACATTCAACGTAGACCAGGCGGTATCGGAGCCGGCAGGTATTGGCACCTATGGTAAACTGGTAAACATTACCGTTAAATGGAAGGTGCTAGATGATGGCCCCGAGGAGTCCTACACAACCACAACCATACGGGCTGACATATGA
- a CDS encoding pilin — translation MQSSLKAERGFTLIELMIVIAIVGILAAVAVPQYTNYVARSKLGGVLSNITSWQVAVEQCIQDRGAPTNCDNATVPLIPADIATGDDGATVSYVDKLATVKGVISITTTVTDTAGTQLNFIYTPTTSKGYTEWSLTGTGCKSSTPSRGVDCK, via the coding sequence ATGCAAAGTTCTCTTAAAGCAGAGAGGGGATTTACCCTTATTGAGCTTATGATCGTTATAGCGATCGTCGGTATCCTTGCGGCCGTTGCCGTCCCTCAGTACACTAACTATGTGGCAAGAAGCAAGTTGGGCGGGGTTTTATCCAATATCACATCCTGGCAGGTTGCCGTTGAACAGTGTATCCAGGACAGGGGAGCGCCAACCAACTGCGACAATGCCACAGTCCCCCTTATTCCGGCAGATATTGCCACAGGGGATGATGGGGCAACGGTCTCGTATGTGGATAAACTCGCAACAGTTAAGGGCGTTATCTCAATCACCACCACCGTCACCGACACAGCCGGCACTCAACTAAACTTCATCTATACCCCGACCACCAGCAAGGGCTACACAGAGTGGTCCCTCACCGGTACAGGCTGCAAGAGCAGCACCCCCAGCCGGGGGGTAGACTGTAAATAG
- a CDS encoding pilus assembly FimT family protein, with product MARTLSRNRERGFTLLELMIVIVLVGIMATFSLASYQKMTQAKNIENDLSKITRFIKAGRVWAFTHKQEVTVSLLKEGTSGDKHTTIVSRWDDAGTGTDTQKEVVLNYIYASNYGSDSFSITSRGNLANGHIRLLADNRETALSNPAATGDCITINNIRVRQGKYDGTSCTAE from the coding sequence ATGGCAAGAACGCTAAGCAGAAACAGGGAGAGGGGTTTTACCCTGCTGGAACTGATGATAGTCATTGTCCTGGTGGGCATAATGGCAACCTTCTCCCTTGCCAGTTACCAAAAGATGACCCAGGCCAAGAATATAGAAAACGATCTTAGCAAAATAACGAGATTCATTAAGGCCGGCCGGGTTTGGGCCTTTACCCACAAACAGGAGGTGACAGTCTCTCTTCTAAAAGAGGGGACTAGCGGCGACAAGCATACAACCATTGTCTCCCGGTGGGATGATGCAGGCACTGGCACGGATACCCAAAAAGAGGTGGTACTTAACTATATCTACGCCAGCAACTACGGTAGCGACAGCTTTTCAATTACCAGTCGAGGAAACCTCGCTAATGGTCATATCCGCCTGCTGGCAGACAATAGGGAAACAGCACTGTCCAACCCCGCAGCCACTGGTGACTGCATAACAATAAATAACATTCGCGTTCGTCAGGGAAAGTATGATGGAACATCCTGCACAGCAGAATAG